A single genomic interval of Arachis duranensis cultivar V14167 chromosome 7, aradu.V14167.gnm2.J7QH, whole genome shotgun sequence harbors:
- the LOC107496722 gene encoding protein ETHYLENE INSENSITIVE 3: protein MMMFDDMGFCGDLDVLCGPLGESDMTARQTEPDAVVEDDYSDEEIDVDELERRMWRDKMRLKRLKEQSKAKEGIDAAKQRQSQEQARRKKMSRAQDGILKYMLKMMEVCKAQGFVYGIIPEKGKPVTGASDNLREWWKDKVRFDRNGPAAIAKYQADNAIPGKNDGCNAIGPTPHTLQELQDTTLGSLLSALMQHCDPPQRRFPLEKGVPPPWWPTGNEEWWPQIGLPKDQGPPPYKKPHDLKKAWKVGVLTAVIKHMSPDIAKIRKLVRQSKCLQDKMTAKESATWLAIINQEEALARELYPDYCPPLSSGGGSGSLVINDCTEYDVDGAENEPNFDVEDRKPENLHPSNLGMRGRLQVQKPSLPIKGEVVTNLDFIRKRKSDFNLMVDQKIYTCEHPQCPYSEGRLGFQDRSSRDNHQLNCPYRNNSAADFAGPNFHVNEVKPVIFPQSFVQPNTTAQPASLVPPTFDLTGLGVPEDGQKMISDLMSIYDANVVGNKNTSSNNFVAENQNQNIPQQCINQQQESFFPNQGMVMEGNFFARDDNNQFDRFKAMNTPFETTTTAAATAVAAATNPPNNNNSNFNFMFGSPCDLGSFDFKEDLQGGMGMDSLHKQPDVSIWYQ from the coding sequence ATGATGATGTTTGATGACATGGGGTTTTGTGGAGATTTGGATGTTTTATGCGGTCCCCTCGGCGAATCGGATATGACTGCCAGACAGACTGAGCCTGATGCAGTGGTGGAGGATGATTATAGCGACGAAGAGATCGATGTGGATGAGCTTGAGAGAAGGATGTGGAGGGACAAAATGCGTCTCAAGAGATTGAAAGAGCAAAGCAAGGCTAAAGAAGGCATCGATGCGGCGAAGCAAAGGCAATCCCAAGAACAAGCTAGGAGGAAAAAGATGTCAAGAGCTCAGGATGGGATACTCAAGTATATGCTGAAGATGATGGAGGTTTGCAAGGCTCAGGGATTCGTCTATGGGATTATACCCGAGAAGGGGAAGCCGGTTACTGGGGCGTCCGACAATCTTCGCGAGTGGTGGAAGGATAAGGTCCGGTTTGATCGAAACGGTCCGGCTGCAATAGCCAAGTATCAAGCTGATAATGCTATCCCTGGGAAGAATGATGGATGCAATGCTATTGGTCCAACTCCACACACCTTGCAAGAGTTACAAGACACAACCTTGGGGTCTCTCTTGTCTGCACTTATGCAGCACTGTGATCCTCCTCAGAGGAGGTTCCCTCTAGAGAAGGGTGTTCCTCCGCCTTGGTGGCCGACCGGTAATGAAGAGTGGTGGCctcaaattggtttgcctaAAGATCAAGGTCCTCCTCCTTACAAGAAGCCTCATGATCTTAAGAAGGCATGGAAGGTGGGTGTCCTAACTGCAGTTATCAAGCACATGTCTCCTGATATCGCCAAGATTCGCAAGCTCGTGAGGCAGTCCAAATGCCTTCAAGATAAAATGACAGCGAAGGAGAGCGCCACCTGGCTCGCCATCATCAATCAAGAGGAGGCCTTGGCTCGCGAGCTTTATCCTGATTATTGCCCACCTTTGTCTTCTGGTGGGGGAAGTGGATCTTTGGTCATCAATGATTGCACCGAGTATGATGTCGATGGAGCCGAGAATGAGCCTAACTTCGATGTGGAAGACCGGAAACCGGAGAATCTTCATCCGTCTAATCTCGGCATGAGGGGAAGGCTGCAGGTTCAGAAACCTTCTCTTCCAATCAAAGGAGAGGTTGTAACAAACTTGGACTTCATTCGGAAGAGGAAGAGTGACTTTAACTTGATGGTGGATCAGAAAATCTACACATGTGAGCACCCTCAGTGCCCTTACAGCGAAGGCCGGCTCGGCTTCCAAGACCGGTCTTCGAGGGACAACCACCAACTCAACTGTCCATATAGAAACAACTCTGCTGCTGATTTCGCCGGTCCGAATTTCCATGTCAATGAGGTTAAGCCTGTTATATTCCCACAGTCCTTTGTTCAACCAAACACCACAGCTCAGCCTGCTAGTTTGGTTCCTCCAACATTCGACTTAACCGGACTCGGCGTCCCGGAGGACGGCCAGAAAATGATCAGTGACCTCATGTCAATCTATGATGCAAATGTTGTAGGAAACAAGAACACAAGCTCCAATAACTTTGTAGCTgagaatcaaaatcaaaacatTCCTCAACAATGCATCAATCAACAACAGGAAAGTTTCTTTCCCAATCAAGGAATGGTGATGGAAGGGAACTTCTTTGCAAGGGATGATAATAATCAATTTGACAGGTTCAAAGCCATGAACACACCCTTTGAGACCACCACCACAGCCGCGGCCACCGCCGTCGCTGCCGCCACCAACCCCCCcaataacaacaacagcaactttaattttatgtttggatccCCTTGTGATCTAGGATCATTTGATTTCAAGGAGGATCTACAAGGAGGAATGGGAATGGATTCACTTCACAAACAACCAGATGTTTCAATATGGTACCAGTGA
- the LOC107496739 gene encoding probable inactive receptor kinase At5g10020 isoform X2, with protein sequence MQGMWLMLFLLVAIAFGNSDIDALLELKKGFRDDPAGLVLDSWNSKSLDSNGCPQNWYGILCGEGSVTSIILDNAGLVGEFNFPAIGGLKMLRNLSVSNNQFEGSILQIGQLELLEFLDLSLNKFNGLLPSNFVELRNLVYLNLSSNEFEGTLPVGFDKLSKLKYLDLNTNNFSGDIMHIFSQMGSVVHVDLSRNRFSGTPDFGLGDDSFLSSIKYLNVSHNSLTGELFAHDGMPYLDSLEVFDASNNKLEGNIPSFTFVVSLRILRLERNQLSGLLPQTLLKESSMMLSELDLSQNKIEGPIGSITSVTLRKLNVSSNKLSGALPLKIGHCAIVDLSNNMLSGNLSRIQYWGNYVEVIQLSSNSLVGTLPNETTQFLRLTELKVSNNSLEGVLSPILGTYPELREIDLSLNRLSGFLLPSFFTSTKLTKLNLSNNKFSGPIPVELRQGRNNPSVSSKNSSMVYLDLSCNNLSGVIPSKLSKLHNLAYLNLCSNKLEGTIPNDLPALQGFNVSFNNLSGVVPDNLMQFPESSFHPGNSLLKSRSSPKDASDFGLGEHQSHKKSAIRIALIASLVTGALVMAFVGMVIYYMVRWQKERTSKQNEARGMVQVSSSLSTREGPNRNLEAIGSSKGGSADDGGNIDALTKKAKDLCQPELVKNDEDMLSPMSFVSASNPSSSISPQFENPGSLSVSSPDKLGGYLNLFDGSLVLTGEELSCAPAEIIGRSCHGTLYKATLDSGHELAVKWLREGITKGKKEFAREVRKLGTIKHPNLVSIQGYYLGPKEHERLIVTNFINAHSLDIYLHDKRNLQSLSLDERLRVAVEVAWCLNFLHNEKAIPHGNLKSTNILLEAPDRNVRLTDYSLHRILTAAGTAEQVLNAGALGYMPPEFARSSSKPSPSLKSDVYAFGVVLLELTTGRKSGEILSQIPGAVDLTDWVRFLASENRSNECFDRFLVEQERSERASRILDEMLKVALTCILPASERPDMETVFADLSSIR encoded by the exons ATGCAGGGTATGTGGTTGATGTTATTCTTGTTGGTGGCTATTGCATTTGGTAATTCAGATATTGATGCACTCCTTGAACTTAAGAAGGGTTTTCGAGACGATCCTGCCGGACTAGTTCTCGATTCGTGGAATTCCAAGTCCTTAGATTCTAATGGATGCCCTCAGAACTGGTATGGAATATTGTGTGGTGAGGGAAGTGTTACATCAATCATTTTGGACAATGCCGGGTTGGTCGGAGAGTTTAATTTCCCTGCAATTGGTGGCCTTAAAATGCTTCGCAACTTGTCTGTTTCGAACAACCAATTCGAAGGAAGTATCTTGCAAATTGGTCAGCTGGAATTGCTTGAATTTCTTGATTTGTCCCTCAACAAGTTTAATGGATTGTTACCCTCGAACTTTGTTGAATTGCGAAATTTAGTGTATCTGAATCTTTCTTCAAATGAATTTGAAGGTACTCTTCCTGTTGGGTTTGACAAACTTAGCAAGTTGAAGTATTTAGATTTGAACACTAATAATTTTTCTGGGGATATTATGCATATCTTTTCTCAGATGGGAAGTGTTGTGCATGTGGACTTAAGCCGCAACAGGTTTTCCGGGACACCGGATTTTGGACTCGGAGATGACTCGTTTCTCTCTTCGATTAAATACTTAAATGTTAGCCACAATTCTTTGACTGGTGAGCTTTTTGCTCATGATGGAATGCCTTACCTTGATAGTTTAGAGGTCTTTGATGCGAGTAATAATAAGTTAGAGGGTAACATACCTTCCTTCACATTCGTGGTATCGCTGCGTATTCTTCGACTTGAACGCAACCAATTGTCAGGTTTGCTACCACAAACTTTGTTGAAAGAAAGTTCAATGATGTTGTCTGAACTGGATCTCAGTCAAAACAAGATTGAAG GTCCCATTGGAAGTATCACTTCTGTCACTCTAAGGAAACTTAATGTATCTTCGAACAAATTGTCGGGTGCCTTGCCTCTCAAGATAGGCCACTGCGCCATCGTAGATTTGAGTAATAACATGCTGTCCGGTAATTTGTCGAGGATCCAGTATTGGGGTAACTATGTGGAAGTCATTCAGCTAAGTTCAAACTCATTGGTAGGTACACTGCCAAATGAAACTACTCAGTTCTTAAGGTTAACCGAACTTAAGGTATCCAATAACTCATTGGAGGGAGTTCTATCACCAATCTTGGGAACATATCCAGAGCTAAGAGAGATTGATCTTAGTCTCAACCGGCTTTCGGGCTTCCTCCTACCGAGCTTTTTCACCTCGACCAAGTTGACTAAGCTTAACCTTTCCAACAATAAGTTTTCTGGACCCATTCCTGTTGAACTTCGACAAGGTCGAAATAATCCATCAGTTTCTTCTAAAAATTCTAGTATGGTATATCTTGATCTTTCATGCAACAACTTGAGTGGGGTTATACCTTCAAAATTAAGCAAGCTTCACAATTTGGCTTATCTCAATCTATGTAGCAACAAATTGGAAGGTACTATTCCTAATGACCTTCCGGCGTTGCAAGGTTTTAATGTGTCCTTCAATAATCTCTCAGGTGTTGTGCCAGACAACTTAATGCAGTTTCCTGAATCATCATTTCATCCGGGAAACTCTCTGCTGAAATCACGATCATCCCCAAAAGATGCTTCTGACTTTGGTTTGGGAGAACATCAGTCACATAAAAAATCTGCAATTAGGATTGCTTTGATTGCAAGTTTGGTGACCGGCGCTCTTGTGATGGCCTTTGTTGGTATGGTGATTTATTACATGGTTCGCTGGCAAAAAGAAAGGACTTCGAAACAAAATGAAGCAAGAGGTATGGTCCAAGTGAGTTCTTCATTATCAACCAGAGAgggacctaacagaaatttggaggcaatAGGATCTTCTAAGGGTGGATCAGCTGATGATGGAGGAAACATCGATGCCTTGACAAAGAAGGCAAAAGATCTTTGCCAACCTGAATTAGTTAAGAACGACGAGGACATGCTTTCTCCAATGTCTTTTGTGTCAGCCTCAAATCCTTCATCTTCTATAAGTCCTCAGTTTGAGAATCCCGGTTCCCTCAGTGTATCCTCTCCAGATAAACTAGGCGGGTACTTGAATCTATTTGATGGATCTTTGGTGTTAACTGGTGAGGAACTTTCGTGTGCTCCGGCGGAAATTATTGGTAGGAGTTGTCATGGAACACTATATAAAGCCACACTTGACTCTGGTCATGAATTAGCTGTAAAATGGTTAAGGGAAGGCATCACTAAAGGGAAGAAGGAGTTTGCGAGGGAAGTTAGGAAACTCGGGACTATCAAGCATCCGAATCTGGTTTCTATACAGGGTTACTACTTGGGACCAAAGGAGCATGAGAGACTGAttgtaacaaattttattaatgcaCATTCTTTGGACATTTATCTCCATG ATAAAAGAAATCTCCAATCTCTGTCTCTTGATGAGAGGCTGAGAGTGGCCGTCGAAGTCGCATGGTGTTTGAATTTCCTACACAATGAGAAGGCCATACCTCATGGCAATCTCAAATCCACAAACATTCTACTTGAAGCTCCAGACCGGAACGTTCGGCTCACTGACTACAGCCTGCACCGGATACTAACTGCTGCAGGCACGGCCGAGCAAGTCTTGAACGCCGGTGCTCTTGGTTACATGCCTCCCGAGTTTGCCAGATCATCAAGCAAACCATCCCCTTCACTAAAGAGTGATGTGTATGCATTTGGAGTAGTCTTGTTAGAGCTCACGACAGGGCGAAAATCGGGTGAAATATTGTCCCAGATTCCAGGAGCGGTCGACCTGACCGATTGGGTGAGGTTCTTAGCCAGCGAAAACCGGTCTAATGAATGCTTTGACAGGTTCCTTGTGGAACAAGAAAGAAGTGAAAGAGCATCTAGAATCCTTGATGAAATGCTTAAGGTTGCTCTTACATGCATTCTTCCAGCATCAGAGAGGCCTGATATGGAAACAGTTTTTGCTGATCTTTCATCAATAAGGTAG
- the LOC107496739 gene encoding probable inactive receptor kinase At5g10020 isoform X1: MQGMWLMLFLLVAIAFGNSDIDALLELKKGFRDDPAGLVLDSWNSKSLDSNGCPQNWYGILCGEGSVTSIILDNAGLVGEFNFPAIGGLKMLRNLSVSNNQFEGSILQIGQLELLEFLDLSLNKFNGLLPSNFVELRNLVYLNLSSNEFEGTLPVGFDKLSKLKYLDLNTNNFSGDIMHIFSQMGSVVHVDLSRNRFSGTPDFGLGDDSFLSSIKYLNVSHNSLTGELFAHDGMPYLDSLEVFDASNNKLEGNIPSFTFVVSLRILRLERNQLSGLLPQTLLKESSMMLSELDLSQNKIEGPIGSITSVTLRKLNVSSNKLSGALPLKIGHCAIVDLSNNMLSGNLSRIQYWGNYVEVIQLSSNSLVGTLPNETTQFLRLTELKVSNNSLEGVLSPILGTYPELREIDLSLNRLSGFLLPSFFTSTKLTKLNLSNNKFSGPIPVELRQGRNNPSVSSKNSSMVYLDLSCNNLSGVIPSKLSKLHNLAYLNLCSNKLEGTIPNDLPALQGFNVSFNNLSGVVPDNLMQFPESSFHPGNSLLKSRSSPKDASDFGLGEHQSHKKSAIRIALIASLVTGALVMAFVGMVIYYMVRWQKERTSKQNEARGMVQVSSSLSTREGPNRNLEAIGSSKGGSADDGGNIDALTKKAKDLCQPELVKNDEDMLSPMSFVSASNPSSSISPQFENPGSLSVSSPDKLGGYLNLFDGSLVLTGEELSCAPAEIIGRSCHGTLYKATLDSGHELAVKWLREGITKGKKEFAREVRKLGTIKHPNLVSIQGYYLGPKEHERLIVTNFINAHSLDIYLHEADKRNLQSLSLDERLRVAVEVAWCLNFLHNEKAIPHGNLKSTNILLEAPDRNVRLTDYSLHRILTAAGTAEQVLNAGALGYMPPEFARSSSKPSPSLKSDVYAFGVVLLELTTGRKSGEILSQIPGAVDLTDWVRFLASENRSNECFDRFLVEQERSERASRILDEMLKVALTCILPASERPDMETVFADLSSIR; the protein is encoded by the exons ATGCAGGGTATGTGGTTGATGTTATTCTTGTTGGTGGCTATTGCATTTGGTAATTCAGATATTGATGCACTCCTTGAACTTAAGAAGGGTTTTCGAGACGATCCTGCCGGACTAGTTCTCGATTCGTGGAATTCCAAGTCCTTAGATTCTAATGGATGCCCTCAGAACTGGTATGGAATATTGTGTGGTGAGGGAAGTGTTACATCAATCATTTTGGACAATGCCGGGTTGGTCGGAGAGTTTAATTTCCCTGCAATTGGTGGCCTTAAAATGCTTCGCAACTTGTCTGTTTCGAACAACCAATTCGAAGGAAGTATCTTGCAAATTGGTCAGCTGGAATTGCTTGAATTTCTTGATTTGTCCCTCAACAAGTTTAATGGATTGTTACCCTCGAACTTTGTTGAATTGCGAAATTTAGTGTATCTGAATCTTTCTTCAAATGAATTTGAAGGTACTCTTCCTGTTGGGTTTGACAAACTTAGCAAGTTGAAGTATTTAGATTTGAACACTAATAATTTTTCTGGGGATATTATGCATATCTTTTCTCAGATGGGAAGTGTTGTGCATGTGGACTTAAGCCGCAACAGGTTTTCCGGGACACCGGATTTTGGACTCGGAGATGACTCGTTTCTCTCTTCGATTAAATACTTAAATGTTAGCCACAATTCTTTGACTGGTGAGCTTTTTGCTCATGATGGAATGCCTTACCTTGATAGTTTAGAGGTCTTTGATGCGAGTAATAATAAGTTAGAGGGTAACATACCTTCCTTCACATTCGTGGTATCGCTGCGTATTCTTCGACTTGAACGCAACCAATTGTCAGGTTTGCTACCACAAACTTTGTTGAAAGAAAGTTCAATGATGTTGTCTGAACTGGATCTCAGTCAAAACAAGATTGAAG GTCCCATTGGAAGTATCACTTCTGTCACTCTAAGGAAACTTAATGTATCTTCGAACAAATTGTCGGGTGCCTTGCCTCTCAAGATAGGCCACTGCGCCATCGTAGATTTGAGTAATAACATGCTGTCCGGTAATTTGTCGAGGATCCAGTATTGGGGTAACTATGTGGAAGTCATTCAGCTAAGTTCAAACTCATTGGTAGGTACACTGCCAAATGAAACTACTCAGTTCTTAAGGTTAACCGAACTTAAGGTATCCAATAACTCATTGGAGGGAGTTCTATCACCAATCTTGGGAACATATCCAGAGCTAAGAGAGATTGATCTTAGTCTCAACCGGCTTTCGGGCTTCCTCCTACCGAGCTTTTTCACCTCGACCAAGTTGACTAAGCTTAACCTTTCCAACAATAAGTTTTCTGGACCCATTCCTGTTGAACTTCGACAAGGTCGAAATAATCCATCAGTTTCTTCTAAAAATTCTAGTATGGTATATCTTGATCTTTCATGCAACAACTTGAGTGGGGTTATACCTTCAAAATTAAGCAAGCTTCACAATTTGGCTTATCTCAATCTATGTAGCAACAAATTGGAAGGTACTATTCCTAATGACCTTCCGGCGTTGCAAGGTTTTAATGTGTCCTTCAATAATCTCTCAGGTGTTGTGCCAGACAACTTAATGCAGTTTCCTGAATCATCATTTCATCCGGGAAACTCTCTGCTGAAATCACGATCATCCCCAAAAGATGCTTCTGACTTTGGTTTGGGAGAACATCAGTCACATAAAAAATCTGCAATTAGGATTGCTTTGATTGCAAGTTTGGTGACCGGCGCTCTTGTGATGGCCTTTGTTGGTATGGTGATTTATTACATGGTTCGCTGGCAAAAAGAAAGGACTTCGAAACAAAATGAAGCAAGAGGTATGGTCCAAGTGAGTTCTTCATTATCAACCAGAGAgggacctaacagaaatttggaggcaatAGGATCTTCTAAGGGTGGATCAGCTGATGATGGAGGAAACATCGATGCCTTGACAAAGAAGGCAAAAGATCTTTGCCAACCTGAATTAGTTAAGAACGACGAGGACATGCTTTCTCCAATGTCTTTTGTGTCAGCCTCAAATCCTTCATCTTCTATAAGTCCTCAGTTTGAGAATCCCGGTTCCCTCAGTGTATCCTCTCCAGATAAACTAGGCGGGTACTTGAATCTATTTGATGGATCTTTGGTGTTAACTGGTGAGGAACTTTCGTGTGCTCCGGCGGAAATTATTGGTAGGAGTTGTCATGGAACACTATATAAAGCCACACTTGACTCTGGTCATGAATTAGCTGTAAAATGGTTAAGGGAAGGCATCACTAAAGGGAAGAAGGAGTTTGCGAGGGAAGTTAGGAAACTCGGGACTATCAAGCATCCGAATCTGGTTTCTATACAGGGTTACTACTTGGGACCAAAGGAGCATGAGAGACTGAttgtaacaaattttattaatgcaCATTCTTTGGACATTTATCTCCATG AGGCAGATAAAAGAAATCTCCAATCTCTGTCTCTTGATGAGAGGCTGAGAGTGGCCGTCGAAGTCGCATGGTGTTTGAATTTCCTACACAATGAGAAGGCCATACCTCATGGCAATCTCAAATCCACAAACATTCTACTTGAAGCTCCAGACCGGAACGTTCGGCTCACTGACTACAGCCTGCACCGGATACTAACTGCTGCAGGCACGGCCGAGCAAGTCTTGAACGCCGGTGCTCTTGGTTACATGCCTCCCGAGTTTGCCAGATCATCAAGCAAACCATCCCCTTCACTAAAGAGTGATGTGTATGCATTTGGAGTAGTCTTGTTAGAGCTCACGACAGGGCGAAAATCGGGTGAAATATTGTCCCAGATTCCAGGAGCGGTCGACCTGACCGATTGGGTGAGGTTCTTAGCCAGCGAAAACCGGTCTAATGAATGCTTTGACAGGTTCCTTGTGGAACAAGAAAGAAGTGAAAGAGCATCTAGAATCCTTGATGAAATGCTTAAGGTTGCTCTTACATGCATTCTTCCAGCATCAGAGAGGCCTGATATGGAAACAGTTTTTGCTGATCTTTCATCAATAAGGTAG
- the LOC107496739 gene encoding probable inactive receptor kinase At5g10020 isoform X3: MNLKMGSVVHVDLSRNRFSGTPDFGLGDDSFLSSIKYLNVSHNSLTGELFAHDGMPYLDSLEVFDASNNKLEGNIPSFTFVVSLRILRLERNQLSGLLPQTLLKESSMMLSELDLSQNKIEGPIGSITSVTLRKLNVSSNKLSGALPLKIGHCAIVDLSNNMLSGNLSRIQYWGNYVEVIQLSSNSLVGTLPNETTQFLRLTELKVSNNSLEGVLSPILGTYPELREIDLSLNRLSGFLLPSFFTSTKLTKLNLSNNKFSGPIPVELRQGRNNPSVSSKNSSMVYLDLSCNNLSGVIPSKLSKLHNLAYLNLCSNKLEGTIPNDLPALQGFNVSFNNLSGVVPDNLMQFPESSFHPGNSLLKSRSSPKDASDFGLGEHQSHKKSAIRIALIASLVTGALVMAFVGMVIYYMVRWQKERTSKQNEARGMVQVSSSLSTREGPNRNLEAIGSSKGGSADDGGNIDALTKKAKDLCQPELVKNDEDMLSPMSFVSASNPSSSISPQFENPGSLSVSSPDKLGGYLNLFDGSLVLTGEELSCAPAEIIGRSCHGTLYKATLDSGHELAVKWLREGITKGKKEFAREVRKLGTIKHPNLVSIQGYYLGPKEHERLIVTNFINAHSLDIYLHEADKRNLQSLSLDERLRVAVEVAWCLNFLHNEKAIPHGNLKSTNILLEAPDRNVRLTDYSLHRILTAAGTAEQVLNAGALGYMPPEFARSSSKPSPSLKSDVYAFGVVLLELTTGRKSGEILSQIPGAVDLTDWVRFLASENRSNECFDRFLVEQERSERASRILDEMLKVALTCILPASERPDMETVFADLSSIR, translated from the exons ATGAATTTGAAG ATGGGAAGTGTTGTGCATGTGGACTTAAGCCGCAACAGGTTTTCCGGGACACCGGATTTTGGACTCGGAGATGACTCGTTTCTCTCTTCGATTAAATACTTAAATGTTAGCCACAATTCTTTGACTGGTGAGCTTTTTGCTCATGATGGAATGCCTTACCTTGATAGTTTAGAGGTCTTTGATGCGAGTAATAATAAGTTAGAGGGTAACATACCTTCCTTCACATTCGTGGTATCGCTGCGTATTCTTCGACTTGAACGCAACCAATTGTCAGGTTTGCTACCACAAACTTTGTTGAAAGAAAGTTCAATGATGTTGTCTGAACTGGATCTCAGTCAAAACAAGATTGAAG GTCCCATTGGAAGTATCACTTCTGTCACTCTAAGGAAACTTAATGTATCTTCGAACAAATTGTCGGGTGCCTTGCCTCTCAAGATAGGCCACTGCGCCATCGTAGATTTGAGTAATAACATGCTGTCCGGTAATTTGTCGAGGATCCAGTATTGGGGTAACTATGTGGAAGTCATTCAGCTAAGTTCAAACTCATTGGTAGGTACACTGCCAAATGAAACTACTCAGTTCTTAAGGTTAACCGAACTTAAGGTATCCAATAACTCATTGGAGGGAGTTCTATCACCAATCTTGGGAACATATCCAGAGCTAAGAGAGATTGATCTTAGTCTCAACCGGCTTTCGGGCTTCCTCCTACCGAGCTTTTTCACCTCGACCAAGTTGACTAAGCTTAACCTTTCCAACAATAAGTTTTCTGGACCCATTCCTGTTGAACTTCGACAAGGTCGAAATAATCCATCAGTTTCTTCTAAAAATTCTAGTATGGTATATCTTGATCTTTCATGCAACAACTTGAGTGGGGTTATACCTTCAAAATTAAGCAAGCTTCACAATTTGGCTTATCTCAATCTATGTAGCAACAAATTGGAAGGTACTATTCCTAATGACCTTCCGGCGTTGCAAGGTTTTAATGTGTCCTTCAATAATCTCTCAGGTGTTGTGCCAGACAACTTAATGCAGTTTCCTGAATCATCATTTCATCCGGGAAACTCTCTGCTGAAATCACGATCATCCCCAAAAGATGCTTCTGACTTTGGTTTGGGAGAACATCAGTCACATAAAAAATCTGCAATTAGGATTGCTTTGATTGCAAGTTTGGTGACCGGCGCTCTTGTGATGGCCTTTGTTGGTATGGTGATTTATTACATGGTTCGCTGGCAAAAAGAAAGGACTTCGAAACAAAATGAAGCAAGAGGTATGGTCCAAGTGAGTTCTTCATTATCAACCAGAGAgggacctaacagaaatttggaggcaatAGGATCTTCTAAGGGTGGATCAGCTGATGATGGAGGAAACATCGATGCCTTGACAAAGAAGGCAAAAGATCTTTGCCAACCTGAATTAGTTAAGAACGACGAGGACATGCTTTCTCCAATGTCTTTTGTGTCAGCCTCAAATCCTTCATCTTCTATAAGTCCTCAGTTTGAGAATCCCGGTTCCCTCAGTGTATCCTCTCCAGATAAACTAGGCGGGTACTTGAATCTATTTGATGGATCTTTGGTGTTAACTGGTGAGGAACTTTCGTGTGCTCCGGCGGAAATTATTGGTAGGAGTTGTCATGGAACACTATATAAAGCCACACTTGACTCTGGTCATGAATTAGCTGTAAAATGGTTAAGGGAAGGCATCACTAAAGGGAAGAAGGAGTTTGCGAGGGAAGTTAGGAAACTCGGGACTATCAAGCATCCGAATCTGGTTTCTATACAGGGTTACTACTTGGGACCAAAGGAGCATGAGAGACTGAttgtaacaaattttattaatgcaCATTCTTTGGACATTTATCTCCATG AGGCAGATAAAAGAAATCTCCAATCTCTGTCTCTTGATGAGAGGCTGAGAGTGGCCGTCGAAGTCGCATGGTGTTTGAATTTCCTACACAATGAGAAGGCCATACCTCATGGCAATCTCAAATCCACAAACATTCTACTTGAAGCTCCAGACCGGAACGTTCGGCTCACTGACTACAGCCTGCACCGGATACTAACTGCTGCAGGCACGGCCGAGCAAGTCTTGAACGCCGGTGCTCTTGGTTACATGCCTCCCGAGTTTGCCAGATCATCAAGCAAACCATCCCCTTCACTAAAGAGTGATGTGTATGCATTTGGAGTAGTCTTGTTAGAGCTCACGACAGGGCGAAAATCGGGTGAAATATTGTCCCAGATTCCAGGAGCGGTCGACCTGACCGATTGGGTGAGGTTCTTAGCCAGCGAAAACCGGTCTAATGAATGCTTTGACAGGTTCCTTGTGGAACAAGAAAGAAGTGAAAGAGCATCTAGAATCCTTGATGAAATGCTTAAGGTTGCTCTTACATGCATTCTTCCAGCATCAGAGAGGCCTGATATGGAAACAGTTTTTGCTGATCTTTCATCAATAAGGTAG